From Microcoleus sp. FACHB-831, one genomic window encodes:
- the psbU gene encoding photosystem II complex extrinsic protein PsbU — MKRLVRLLVVLILTVTCLGWMGNQNALAANLSGVTLRSGAILAVVEAPEGPRRNAADDKLATEFGKKIDVNNTNVRAFRKYPGMYPTLARKIIDNAPYEKVEDILNIPGLSETQKERLQANMDKFTLTEVDSTFVEGGDRYNNGEY; from the coding sequence ATGAAACGATTAGTTCGTCTGTTGGTTGTACTTATTCTGACTGTGACATGCTTGGGATGGATGGGAAACCAGAACGCTCTAGCGGCTAACTTGAGCGGCGTAACCCTTCGCTCTGGCGCAATTTTGGCTGTTGTGGAAGCACCAGAAGGCCCTCGCCGGAATGCGGCGGACGATAAGCTGGCGACTGAGTTTGGCAAAAAAATTGATGTGAACAACACCAATGTTCGTGCCTTCCGGAAGTATCCAGGAATGTACCCTACTCTGGCTCGGAAAATCATTGACAATGCTCCTTATGAGAAAGTCGAAGACATCCTGAACATTCCCGGACTGAGCGAAACTCAAAAAGAACGACTGCAAGCTAACATGGACAAATTTACCCTGACGGAAGTAGATTCAACCTTCGTAGAGGGCGGCGATCGCTACAACAACGGCGAATACTAA